The Hornefia porci genome contains the following window.
AACTGATGGCCGGAAAAGCGACCCTCATACAGTCGGAAAAGCGACCTTATGACGGTCGGAAAACCGACCCTATGATGGTCGGAAAACCGACCCCTAACAAAACTAATATAAACAACTTAATAGAGAACCAAACAATGAGAGCGAGTGGGGAGCCGCCCACAGCTTATGGCCGATATGAGAATATTTTTCTGTCAAAGGACGAATATGACGAGTTACAGGCAGAATACCCGGACAGGCTGGAACGGCTGATTGAGGAAATGAGCCATTACCTTGCCGCCAGCGGGAAAGCCTACCAGAATTATGCCGCCGCCTTGCACAGATGGGCGGCCAATGACAAAAAGGGAGCCGTAAAACAGGGCATCCCCGACTATACCTGTATGGAGGGAGAAAGCTTATGACAAGTGAAATCAAAGATATTTTGGAGAACATGACAACCGCCGCCCCGGAGATGGAGGACTATATCGGCGAGGACGGACTGCTTTACTGCGGAAAGTGCCATACGCCGAAAGAAGCCTACTTCCCGGAGGGTAAGGAGCTGTTTGGCCGTGACCGCCACCCGGCAGAGTGCGACTGCCAGAGAGCCGCCCGTGAGCAGCGGCAGGCCGCCGAGGAACACCGCCGCCATGTGGAAGCCGTGGAAAATCTGAAACAGAGGGCTTTTGCCGACTCAGCCATGCAGCAATGGACATTCGAGAACGACAACGGCAGAAACCCGCAGACCGGGATTGCCCGGCGGTATGCGGAGCATTGGGAAGAAATGCAGGCCGAAAACATCGGCTGCCTGTTCTGGGGGAACGTCGGCAACGGGAAAAGCTACCTTGCGGGCTGTATCGCAAACGCCCTCATGGAGAAAGAAGTCCCCGTATATATGACGAACTTCGCCGTTATCCTGGGCGACCTCTCTCCCGGCTTTACAGGCCGGAATGAGTATATTTCCCGCCTTTGCCGCTATCCGCTGCTTATCATTGACGACTTCGGCATGGA
Protein-coding sequences here:
- a CDS encoding ATP-binding protein, producing MTSEIKDILENMTTAAPEMEDYIGEDGLLYCGKCHTPKEAYFPEGKELFGRDRHPAECDCQRAAREQRQAAEEHRRHVEAVENLKQRAFADSAMQQWTFENDNGRNPQTGIARRYAEHWEEMQAENIGCLFWGNVGNGKSYLAGCIANALMEKEVPVYMTNFAVILGDLSPGFTGRNEYISRLCRYPLLIIDDFGMERGTDYGLEQVFHVIDTRYRSNKPLIATTNRPLDELKKPTDTAHSRIYDRLLSMCVPIRFTGVNFRQETAKRKMETMKKLLAE